The following coding sequences lie in one Thermosinus carboxydivorans Nor1 genomic window:
- a CDS encoding small basic family protein codes for MILPVAGLVIGLIIGIMFPISVPVEYAKFMSVALLASLDSVFGGLRAGIEEKFDNTVFITGFFTNALLAAGLVYIGDRLGIDLYYVALLAFGLRVFQNLAIIRRYILKK; via the coding sequence ATGATTCTGCCAGTAGCCGGTTTAGTCATCGGCCTTATTATTGGAATAATGTTTCCGATTAGCGTGCCTGTTGAGTATGCAAAATTTATGTCGGTAGCCCTGCTGGCTTCGCTTGACTCGGTTTTTGGCGGACTCCGGGCCGGTATCGAGGAGAAATTTGATAATACGGTATTTATTACTGGTTTCTTTACTAATGCTCTCCTGGCTGCTGGTCTAGTTTATATTGGCGATCGATTAGGCATTGATTTGTATTATGTAGCGTTATTGGCTTTTGGGTTACGGGTGTTTCAGAATTTAGCTATTATCAGGCGTTATATCTTAAAAAAATGA